In Miscanthus floridulus cultivar M001 chromosome 5, ASM1932011v1, whole genome shotgun sequence, one genomic interval encodes:
- the LOC136451967 gene encoding cyclin-B1-3-like isoform X1 has translation MASKKQPGPGGAVPAQEQKNGGDAARLVRKTMATFPQQAAARGRRALVDVGNLMNGRPSLVNRQKQAVAATENGRKAVDVGSKKPLVPQAAARSRRPLADIKNLIINDRAAPANRQKPLAAVNRNGKAVMLKECKVKPEVIVISPDTEKEKKAKTSGGPRFCRRVPTLFDHLTKCSRDSDGVVSSPKKTDPYDIDTPDSCNELAVVEYVEDIYIFYKSTEGTCLPLSSYMSSQAEISERMRAILIDWIIEVQYRLILMPETLYLTVYIIDQYLSMESVPRKELQLVGISAMLIASKYEETWAPLVKDLLCLCDNAFTRDQILTKEKAILDRLHWNLTVPTMYMFIVRYLKAAMGDEKLENMAFFYSELALVQYTMLVYPPSVTAAAAVYAARCTLGMNPRWTDILEHHTGLTEPQLLDCGRRLIRFHALAPESKQKAVYKKYSSPKLGAVALQSPDKKLLPV, from the exons atggcgtccAAGAAGCAGCCGGGGCCGGGAGGCGCGGTTCCCGCTCAGGAACAGAAGAACGGCGGCG ATGCGGCCAGACTCGTCAGGAAGACAATGGCTACATTTCCACAGCAAGCGGCGGCAAGAGGCCGTAGGGCACTTGTCGACGTTGGCAATCTTATGAATGGCCGGCCTTCTCTTGTGAACCGTCAGAAGCAAGCGGTTGCAGCAACAGAAAACGGTCGTAAAGCAGTTGACGTTGGCAGCAAGAAGCCACTGGTTCCTCAGGCAGCAGCAAGAAGCCGGCGACCGCTTGCCGACATTAAAAATCTTATTATCAATGACCGTGCTGCTCCTGCAAATCGTCAGAAGCCACTGGCTGCTGTGAACAGGAATGGGAAAGCAGTAATGCTGAAGGAATGCAAGGTGAAGCCTGAAGTCATTGTGATCAGTCCAGATAccgagaaggagaagaaagccAAAACCTCAGGGGGTCCGAGATTCTGTAGGAGGGTACCAACACTTTTTGATCATTTGACAAAATGCAGCAGG GATTCTGATGGGGTTGTCAGCAGCCCGAAGAAGACAGATCCATATGACATTGATACACCTGATTCTTGCAATGAGCTGGCAGTGGTTGAATATGTTGAGGACATCTACATATTCTACAAGAGCACTGAG GGCACCTGCCTGCCCCTCAGCAGCTACATGAGCTCGCAGGCTGAAATCAGCGAGAGAATGAGAGCTATCCTTATCGACTGGATTATCGAGGTACAGTACAGGCTTATTCTAATGCCAGAGACACTTTACTTGACCGTCTACATCATCGATCAGTACTTATCCATGGAGAGTGTTCCAAGAAAGGAGCTACAGCTCGTCGGCATAAGTGCCATGCTGATAGCAAGCAAGTATGAAGAGACATGGGCTCCACTG GTCAAGGATTTGCTGTGCCTTTGTGACAATGCCTTTACCAGAGACCAGATTCTAACCAAGGAAAAAGCCATCCTGGACAGGCTCCATTGGAACTTGACGGTTCCAACAATGTACATGTTCATTGTTCGGTATCTGAAAGCCGCAATGGGCGACGAAAAG CTTGAGAACATGGCATTCTTCTACTCTGAGCTGGCATTGGTCCAGTACACGATGCTGGTTTACCCTCCATCAGTGACCGCAGCTGCTGCCGTCTATGCTGCCAGGTGTACCCTCGGAATGAATCCACGGTGGACTGATATTCTGGAGCATCACACTGGCTTAACTGAGCCACAGTTACT